One stretch of Pseudomonas fragi DNA includes these proteins:
- the nuoH gene encoding NADH-quinone oxidoreductase subunit NuoH has translation MTWFTPEVIDVIISVVKAVVILLAVVVCGALLSWVERRLLALWQDRYGPNRVGPFGAFQIAADMIKMFFKEDWTPPFADKAIFTLAPVVAMSALLIAFAIIPITPTWGVADLNVGILFFFAMAGLSVYAVLFAGWSSNNKFALLGALRASAQTVSYEVFMGLALMGIVVQVGSFNMRDIVEYQAQNLWFIIPQIFGFLTFFIAGVAVTHRHPFDQPEAEQELADGYHIEYAGMKWGMFFVGEYIGIVLISALLVTLFFGGWHGPFGLLPQIPFIWFALKTAFFIMIFILLRASIPRPRYDQVMDFSWKFCLPLTLINLLVTAAVVLLNTPAGAVQ, from the coding sequence ATGACCTGGTTTACGCCTGAAGTGATCGACGTGATTATCTCGGTGGTCAAAGCCGTGGTAATCCTGCTCGCCGTAGTGGTTTGCGGCGCGCTGCTGAGCTGGGTGGAACGTCGCCTGCTGGCCCTGTGGCAGGACCGTTACGGTCCGAACCGCGTGGGCCCGTTCGGTGCGTTCCAGATCGCCGCCGACATGATCAAGATGTTCTTCAAGGAAGACTGGACCCCACCGTTTGCCGACAAGGCGATTTTCACCCTGGCGCCGGTTGTGGCCATGAGTGCCTTGCTGATCGCCTTTGCGATTATCCCGATCACCCCGACCTGGGGCGTGGCGGATCTGAACGTCGGTATCCTGTTCTTCTTCGCCATGGCCGGTCTGTCGGTCTATGCGGTGCTGTTCGCAGGCTGGTCGAGCAACAACAAGTTCGCCCTGCTGGGTGCCTTGCGAGCTTCGGCGCAGACCGTGTCCTACGAAGTGTTCATGGGCCTGGCGCTGATGGGCATCGTGGTGCAGGTTGGCTCGTTCAACATGCGCGACATCGTTGAATATCAAGCGCAGAACCTGTGGTTCATCATCCCGCAGATCTTCGGTTTCCTGACCTTCTTTATCGCTGGCGTGGCCGTGACTCACCGTCACCCCTTCGACCAGCCAGAAGCGGAACAGGAACTGGCCGATGGTTACCACATTGAATACGCCGGCATGAAATGGGGCATGTTCTTCGTCGGTGAGTACATCGGGATCGTGTTGATCTCGGCGTTGCTGGTGACTTTGTTCTTCGGTGGCTGGCACGGACCTTTCGGTCTGCTGCCACAGATTCCGTTTATCTGGTTCGCCCTGAAGACCGCGTTTTTCATCATGATCTTCATCCTGCTGCGCGCCTCCATTCCGCGCCCACGGTATGACCAAGTGATGGACTTCAGCTGGAAGTTCTGCCTGCCGCTGACCCTGATCAATCTGCTGGTGACCGCCGCAGTCGTGTTGTTGAACACGCCTGCCGGCGCGGTTCAGTGA
- the nuoM gene encoding NADH-quinone oxidoreductase subunit M, translating into MILPWLILIPFIGGLLCWLGERFGSTLPRWIALLTMSLELALGLWLWSQGNYSFAPAPGADPTWALEFQHTWIARFGISVHLALDGLSLLMILLTGLLGVLSVLCSWKEIQRHVGFFHLNLMWILGGVVGVFLAIDLFMFFFFWEMMLVPMYFLIALWGHSSSDGKKTRIYAATKFFIFTQASGLIMLVAILGLVLVNFNNTGVITFSYAELLKTKMSLTTEYILMLGFFIAFAVKLPVVPFHSWLPDAHAQAPTAGSVDLAGILLKTAAYGLLRFALPLFPNASAEFAPIAMTLGLIGIFYGAFLAFAQTDIKRLIAFSSVSHMGFVLIGIYSGSQLALQGAVIQMLAHGVSAAALFILSGQLYERLHTRDMREMGGLWSKIAYLPAISLFFAAASLGLPGTGNFVGEFLILIGSFASFPWITAIATTGLVFGSVYSLIMIHRAYFGPSKSDAVLAGMDARELIMVLGLAVLLVFIGVYPQPFLDTSAATMHGVQQWLGTAFTQLASAR; encoded by the coding sequence ATGATTCTGCCTTGGCTAATCCTGATCCCCTTTATCGGCGGCCTCCTGTGCTGGCTGGGTGAGCGTTTCGGCTCCACCCTGCCCCGCTGGATTGCATTGCTGACCATGTCCCTTGAGCTTGCCCTCGGCCTATGGCTGTGGTCCCAGGGGAACTACTCGTTTGCACCGGCACCTGGCGCCGATCCGACCTGGGCCCTTGAGTTCCAGCACACCTGGATCGCCCGCTTCGGTATCAGCGTGCACCTGGCGCTGGACGGCCTGTCGCTGCTGATGATCCTGCTCACCGGCTTGCTCGGTGTGCTGTCGGTGCTGTGTTCCTGGAAAGAAATCCAGCGTCACGTGGGCTTCTTCCACCTGAACCTGATGTGGATCCTGGGCGGTGTGGTTGGCGTGTTCCTCGCCATCGACCTGTTCATGTTCTTCTTCTTCTGGGAAATGATGCTGGTGCCGATGTACTTCCTCATCGCGCTCTGGGGTCATAGCTCGTCGGACGGCAAGAAAACCCGTATCTACGCCGCGACCAAGTTCTTCATCTTCACTCAGGCTTCCGGCCTGATCATGCTGGTGGCGATCCTGGGTCTGGTGCTGGTCAACTTCAACAACACCGGCGTGATTACCTTCAGCTACGCCGAGTTGCTGAAAACCAAGATGTCGCTCACTACTGAGTACATCCTGATGCTGGGCTTCTTCATTGCCTTCGCCGTGAAGCTGCCGGTCGTACCGTTCCACTCCTGGCTGCCGGACGCTCACGCCCAGGCACCGACTGCGGGTTCTGTTGACCTGGCCGGTATCCTGTTGAAGACCGCTGCGTATGGTCTGCTGCGTTTTGCCTTGCCGCTGTTCCCGAATGCCTCGGCCGAGTTTGCGCCGATCGCCATGACCCTGGGTCTGATCGGGATTTTCTACGGTGCTTTCCTGGCTTTCGCACAAACCGATATCAAGCGTCTGATCGCGTTCTCCAGCGTTTCCCATATGGGCTTCGTGCTGATCGGTATCTATTCCGGCAGCCAACTGGCCCTGCAAGGCGCCGTTATCCAGATGCTGGCCCACGGTGTTTCGGCCGCCGCGCTGTTTATCCTCAGCGGCCAACTGTACGAGCGCCTGCATACCCGTGACATGCGTGAGATGGGTGGCTTGTGGTCGAAGATCGCCTACCTGCCGGCCATCAGCCTGTTCTTCGCGGCAGCGTCGCTGGGCTTGCCGGGCACCGGCAACTTTGTCGGCGAATTCCTGATCCTGATTGGCTCGTTCGCCAGCTTCCCCTGGATCACGGCGATTGCCACAACCGGTCTGGTGTTTGGTTCGGTCTACTCGCTGATCATGATTCACCGTGCCTACTTCGGCCCGTCCAAGTCCGACGCGGTACTGGCCGGCATGGATGCACGTGAACTGATCATGGTGCTCGGTCTGGCGGTACTGCTGGTGTTTATCGGCGTGTACCCGCAACCGTTCCTCGATACCTCCGCTGCGACCATGCATGGCGTGCAGCAATGGCTCGGCACCGCCTTCACTCAACTCGCTTCGGCCCGGTAA
- the nuoL gene encoding NADH-quinone oxidoreductase subunit L: MNLLFLTFVFPLIGFLLLSFSRGRFSENLSALIGVGSIGLSAIVAAFVIWQFNVAPPPGGEYTQVLWQWISVEGFKPNFALHLDGLSVTMLGVVVGVGFLIHVFASWYMRGEDGYSRFFAYTNLFIASMLFLILADNLLFVYFGWEGVGLCSYLLIGFYYSNRNNGNAALKAFIVTRVGDVFLAIGLFILFQQLGTLNIKELLVLAPQKFQAGDFWIVLATLMLLGGAVGKSAQLPLQTWLADAMAGPTPVSALIHAATMVTAGVYLIARTHGLFTLAPEVLHLVGIVGGVTLVLAGFAALVQTDIKRILAYSTMSQIGYMFLALGVGAWDGAIFHLMTHAFFKALLFLASGAVIVACHHEQNIFKMGGLWKKLPLAYASFIVGGAALSALPLLTAGFYSKDEILWEAFASGNNELLYAGLVGAFMTSLYTFRLIFVTFHGEAKTEAHAGHGVTYWLPLSVLIVLSTFIGAMITPPLAGVLPQSVGHAGGEAKHSLEIASGAIALAGILLAALLYLGKRRFVTAVANSGIGRFLSAWWFAAWGFDWLYDKLFVKPYLLICRLLAKDPLDQTIGLIPKMAKAGHNALSRSETGQLRWYAASMAAGAVLVMGAIVLVAV; this comes from the coding sequence ATGAACCTTCTCTTTCTGACTTTCGTATTCCCCCTGATCGGCTTTTTGCTGCTGTCGTTCTCCCGTGGACGCTTCAGCGAGAACCTCTCGGCGCTGATCGGCGTCGGCTCCATCGGCCTGTCGGCCATTGTGGCCGCGTTTGTGATCTGGCAATTCAATGTCGCACCGCCACCGGGTGGCGAGTACACGCAAGTACTGTGGCAGTGGATCTCGGTAGAAGGCTTCAAGCCCAACTTCGCCCTGCACCTGGACGGCCTGTCGGTCACCATGCTCGGCGTGGTGGTCGGCGTGGGCTTTCTGATCCACGTCTTCGCCTCGTGGTACATGCGCGGTGAAGACGGCTACTCGCGTTTCTTTGCCTACACCAACCTGTTTATCGCCAGCATGCTGTTCCTGATCCTGGCCGATAACCTGCTGTTCGTGTACTTCGGCTGGGAAGGCGTGGGCCTGTGCTCGTACCTGTTAATCGGTTTCTACTACAGCAACCGCAACAACGGCAATGCGGCACTCAAGGCCTTTATCGTGACCCGCGTCGGCGACGTGTTCCTGGCCATCGGCCTGTTTATCCTGTTCCAGCAACTGGGCACGCTGAACATCAAGGAACTGCTGGTACTGGCACCGCAGAAGTTCCAAGCCGGTGATTTCTGGATCGTGCTGGCAACCCTGATGCTGCTGGGTGGTGCTGTCGGTAAATCCGCACAACTGCCGCTGCAAACCTGGTTGGCAGACGCGATGGCCGGCCCTACTCCGGTTTCGGCACTGATCCACGCCGCAACCATGGTAACCGCCGGTGTGTACCTGATTGCCCGTACCCACGGCCTGTTCACCCTGGCTCCTGAAGTGCTGCACCTGGTGGGCATCGTCGGCGGTGTGACCCTGGTCCTGGCCGGTTTTGCTGCACTGGTACAAACCGACATCAAGCGTATCCTTGCCTACTCGACCATGAGCCAGATCGGCTACATGTTCCTGGCATTGGGCGTGGGTGCCTGGGACGGCGCGATTTTCCACCTGATGACCCACGCGTTCTTCAAGGCCCTGCTGTTCCTTGCATCCGGTGCGGTAATCGTTGCCTGCCATCACGAGCAGAACATCTTCAAGATGGGCGGCCTGTGGAAAAAACTGCCACTGGCCTACGCCAGCTTTATCGTCGGTGGCGCGGCGCTGTCCGCCTTGCCATTGCTGACGGCCGGTTTCTACTCCAAGGACGAAATCCTCTGGGAAGCCTTCGCCAGCGGTAACAACGAACTGTTGTACGCCGGCCTTGTGGGCGCGTTCATGACCTCGCTGTACACCTTCCGCCTGATCTTCGTCACGTTCCACGGTGAAGCCAAGACTGAAGCGCATGCGGGCCACGGCGTAACCTACTGGCTGCCATTGAGCGTGCTGATCGTACTGTCGACCTTTATCGGCGCCATGATCACCCCGCCACTGGCCGGTGTACTGCCACAAAGCGTTGGCCATGCTGGCGGTGAAGCCAAGCACAGCCTGGAAATCGCCTCGGGTGCCATCGCCCTGGCCGGTATCCTGCTCGCTGCCCTGCTGTACCTGGGCAAGCGTCGCTTTGTAACTGCAGTTGCCAACAGCGGCATCGGTCGCTTCCTGTCGGCCTGGTGGTTCGCTGCCTGGGGCTTCGACTGGCTGTACGACAAACTGTTCGTCAAACCGTACCTGTTGATCTGCCGCCTGCTGGCCAAAGATCCTCTGGACCAGACCATTGGTTTGATCCCGAAGATGGCCAAGGCCGGGCATAACGCCCTGAGCCGCAGCGAAACCGGTCAACTGCGTTGGTACGCTGCATCCATGGCCGCCGGTGCTGTACTGGTCATGGGCGCCATCGTGTTGGTAGCGGTCTGA
- the nuoG gene encoding NADH-quinone oxidoreductase subunit NuoG produces the protein MATIHVDGKDLEVDGADNLLQACLSLGLDIPYFCWHPALGSVGACRQCAVKQYTDENDKRGRIVMSCMTPATDGSWISIDDEEAKVFRASVVEWLMTNHPHDCPVCEEGGHCHLQDMTVMTGHNERRYRFTKRTHQNQQLGPFISHEMNRCIACYRCVRFYKDYAGGTDLGVFGAHDNVYFGRVEDGVLESEFSGNLTEVCPTGVFTDKTHSERYNRKWDMQFAPSICHGCSSGCNISPGERYGELRRIENRFNGSVNQYFLCDRGRFGYGYVNRTDRPRQPLLADGTKLSLDNALDKAADLLRGRNIVGIGSPRASLESNYALRELVGAEHFYSGIEAGELERIRLVLQVLKDSPLPVPNMREIEDHDAVFVLGEDLTQTAARMALSVRQSTKGKAEEMADAMRVQPWLDAAVKNIGQHALNPLFIATLAETKLDDVAEECVHAAPDDLARIGFAVAHAIDASAPAVAGLDAEALELAKRIADALLAAKRPLIIAGTSLGSKALIEAAGNIAKALHLREKAGSISLVVPEANSLGLAMLGGESVDAALQAVIDGKADAIVVLENDLFTRVDAVKVNAALDAAKVVIVADHQKTATTDRADLVLPAASFAEGDGTLVSQEGRAQRFFQVFDPTYLDASILVHEGWRWLHALRSTLLNKPVDWTLLDHVTQATAASTPALARIVDAAPSAAFRIKGMKLAREPLRYSGRTAMRANISVHEPRTPQDPDTAFAFSMEGYSGSVEPRQQVPFAWSPGWNSPQAWNKFQDEVGGHIRAGDPGTRLIESTGDSLSWFANIPGAFNPARGTWQVVPFFHLLGSEENSSKAAPVQERIPAAYIALAKSEADRLGVNDGALLSLNVAGVTLRLPLRINEELGAGLVALPAGLAGIPPAIFGLTVDGLQEAAQ, from the coding sequence ATGGCCACTATCCACGTAGACGGCAAAGATCTCGAAGTCGATGGGGCAGACAACCTGTTACAGGCATGTCTGTCGCTGGGCCTCGATATCCCGTATTTCTGCTGGCACCCTGCCCTGGGCAGTGTTGGCGCTTGCCGCCAATGCGCCGTCAAGCAGTACACCGACGAGAACGACAAGCGTGGTCGTATCGTCATGTCATGCATGACCCCGGCCACCGACGGTAGCTGGATTTCCATCGACGACGAAGAAGCGAAAGTGTTTCGCGCCAGCGTCGTTGAATGGCTGATGACCAACCACCCGCACGACTGCCCTGTGTGCGAAGAAGGCGGTCACTGCCATCTGCAAGACATGACCGTGATGACCGGCCACAACGAGCGCCGTTATCGCTTCACCAAGCGTACCCACCAGAACCAGCAACTGGGCCCGTTCATTTCCCACGAGATGAACCGCTGCATCGCTTGCTACCGCTGCGTGCGCTTCTATAAAGACTACGCGGGCGGCACTGACCTCGGTGTGTTCGGCGCCCACGACAACGTGTACTTCGGTCGCGTTGAAGATGGCGTGCTCGAAAGCGAGTTCTCGGGCAACCTCACCGAAGTCTGCCCGACCGGCGTGTTTACCGACAAAACCCACTCCGAGCGCTACAACCGCAAGTGGGACATGCAATTCGCGCCAAGCATCTGCCACGGTTGCTCCAGCGGCTGCAATATCAGCCCGGGCGAGCGTTATGGCGAGTTGCGTCGTATCGAAAACCGCTTCAACGGTTCGGTCAACCAGTACTTCCTGTGTGACCGTGGCCGTTTCGGCTATGGCTACGTCAACCGCACCGACCGTCCACGTCAGCCTTTGCTGGCCGACGGCACCAAGCTGAGCCTGGACAACGCGCTGGATAAAGCCGCTGACCTGCTGCGCGGCCGCAACATCGTCGGTATCGGTTCGCCCCGCGCCAGCCTCGAAAGCAACTATGCGTTGCGCGAACTGGTGGGTGCCGAGCACTTCTACTCGGGTATCGAAGCCGGTGAACTGGAACGCATCCGCCTGGTGCTGCAAGTTCTCAAGGACAGCCCGCTGCCCGTGCCGAACATGCGCGAGATCGAAGATCACGACGCCGTGTTTGTGCTCGGTGAAGACCTGACCCAGACCGCCGCCCGTATGGCGCTGTCCGTGCGTCAATCGACCAAGGGCAAGGCCGAGGAAATGGCCGACGCCATGCGCGTTCAGCCGTGGCTCGACGCCGCAGTGAAAAACATCGGTCAGCACGCGCTGAACCCGCTGTTTATCGCGACCCTGGCTGAAACCAAGCTCGACGACGTGGCTGAAGAATGCGTACACGCTGCGCCGGATGACCTGGCCCGTATCGGTTTCGCCGTGGCTCACGCCATCGACGCCAGCGCCCCTGCCGTTGCCGGCCTGGACGCTGAAGCACTGGAGCTGGCCAAGCGCATCGCCGACGCCCTGCTCGCGGCCAAACGTCCATTGATCATTGCTGGTACTTCCCTGGGCTCCAAGGCCCTGATCGAAGCCGCAGGCAACATCGCCAAAGCCCTGCACCTGCGTGAAAAAGCCGGTTCCATAAGCCTCGTCGTGCCGGAAGCCAACAGCCTCGGCCTGGCCATGCTCGGCGGCGAATCGGTAGACGCAGCCCTGCAAGCGGTGATCGACGGTAAAGCCGACGCCATCGTGGTATTGGAAAACGACCTGTTCACCCGGGTTGACGCGGTCAAGGTCAATGCTGCACTGGATGCTGCCAAAGTGGTCATCGTTGCCGACCACCAGAAGACTGCGACCACCGACCGTGCCGATCTGGTACTGCCGGCAGCCAGCTTCGCTGAAGGCGACGGTACCTTGGTCAGCCAGGAAGGCCGCGCCCAGCGCTTCTTCCAGGTGTTCGACCCGACTTATCTGGACGCCAGCATCCTGGTCCACGAAGGCTGGCGCTGGTTGCATGCACTGCGCAGCACCCTGCTGAACAAGCCGGTTGACTGGACCCTGCTCGACCACGTCACGCAAGCCACTGCTGCCAGCACCCCGGCACTGGCCCGCATCGTTGATGCCGCGCCGTCTGCTGCGTTCCGCATCAAGGGCATGAAGCTGGCCCGCGAACCGCTGCGTTACAGCGGCCGTACTGCCATGCGAGCCAACATCAGCGTGCACGAACCTCGTACCCCGCAAGATCCGGACACCGCGTTCGCCTTCTCCATGGAAGGTTACTCGGGCTCCGTCGAACCGCGCCAGCAAGTGCCGTTCGCCTGGTCGCCGGGCTGGAACTCGCCACAAGCGTGGAACAAGTTCCAGGACGAAGTGGGTGGTCATATCCGCGCTGGCGACCCGGGCACCCGCCTGATCGAAAGCACTGGTGATTCGCTGAGCTGGTTCGCCAACATCCCGGGCGCATTCAACCCGGCTCGCGGCACCTGGCAAGTCGTGCCGTTCTTCCACCTGCTGGGCAGCGAAGAGAACTCTTCGAAAGCCGCGCCGGTTCAAGAACGCATTCCAGCCGCCTATATCGCCCTGGCCAAGTCTGAAGCCGACCGCCTGGGGGTCAACGATGGCGCCCTGCTCAGCCTCAACGTTGCCGGTGTGACCCTGCGTCTGCCACTGCGTATCAATGAAGAGCTGGGTGCAGGTCTGGTGGCACTGCCAGCAGGCCTGGCCGGTATCCCGCCAGCGATCTTTGGCCTTACCGTTGACGGTTTGCAGGAGGCAGCCCAATGA
- the nuoN gene encoding NADH-quinone oxidoreductase subunit NuoN, producing MEFTIQHFIALAPLLITSLTVVVVMLAIAWRRNHSQTFLLSVAGLNLALLSIFPALKVVPLAVTPLLMMDNFAYLYIGLILVATLACVTLAHAYLGEGGTGYPGNREELYLLMLLAATGGIVLVSAQHLAGLFIGLELLSVPVYGLVAYAFFNKRSLEAGIKYMVLSAAGSAFLLFGMALLYAEAGSLSFSGIGHALAATGAPSAIAQLGLGMMLVGLAFKLSLVPFHLWTPDVYEGAPAPVAAFLATASKVAVFAVMVRLFQITPSATTGVMSDVLTVIAIASILFGNLLALTQNNLKRLLGYSSIAHFGYLLIALVASKGMAMEAIGVYLITYVLTSLGAFGVITLMSSPYKGRDADALYEYRGLFWRRPYLTAVMTVMMLSLAGIPLTAGFIGKFYIIATGVEAHQWWLVGSLILGSAIGVFYYLRVMVTLYLVEPKLHRHDAPLNWEQKAGGVMLLAVSVLVFFLGVYPQPMLQLVQQATLGLIG from the coding sequence ATGGAATTCACGATCCAACACTTTATCGCGCTTGCTCCACTGCTGATTACCAGCCTCACCGTTGTTGTGGTGATGCTGGCAATCGCGTGGCGCCGCAACCATTCACAGACCTTCCTGCTTTCGGTGGCAGGTCTTAACCTGGCCCTGTTGTCGATCTTCCCGGCGTTGAAAGTTGTTCCACTGGCTGTCACCCCGCTGTTGATGATGGACAACTTTGCCTATCTGTATATCGGCCTGATCCTGGTCGCGACCCTGGCGTGCGTCACCTTGGCTCACGCCTACCTGGGTGAAGGTGGCACGGGCTACCCGGGCAACCGTGAAGAGCTGTACCTGCTGATGCTGCTGGCTGCGACCGGCGGTATCGTACTGGTCAGCGCGCAACACCTGGCCGGTTTGTTTATCGGTCTGGAGCTGCTTTCGGTACCGGTCTACGGCCTGGTGGCCTATGCCTTCTTCAACAAGCGTTCGCTGGAAGCCGGCATCAAGTACATGGTGCTGTCGGCTGCCGGTTCTGCGTTCCTGTTGTTCGGTATGGCCTTGCTGTACGCCGAAGCCGGCAGCCTGAGCTTCAGCGGTATCGGTCACGCCCTGGCGGCTACTGGCGCACCTAGCGCCATTGCCCAGCTGGGCCTGGGCATGATGCTGGTGGGCCTGGCCTTTAAACTGTCGCTGGTGCCCTTCCACCTCTGGACCCCAGACGTGTACGAAGGTGCCCCGGCGCCGGTGGCCGCGTTCCTGGCTACCGCGTCGAAAGTGGCCGTGTTTGCGGTGATGGTGCGTCTGTTCCAGATCACCCCGTCGGCAACTACCGGTGTGATGAGCGATGTACTGACCGTGATCGCGATTGCCTCGATCCTGTTCGGTAACTTGCTGGCACTGACCCAGAACAACCTCAAGCGTCTGCTGGGTTACTCGTCCATCGCCCACTTCGGCTACCTGCTGATCGCCCTGGTGGCGAGCAAGGGCATGGCCATGGAAGCCATCGGCGTGTACCTGATCACCTATGTGCTGACCAGCCTGGGTGCCTTCGGTGTGATCACGTTGATGTCCTCGCCATACAAGGGCCGTGACGCTGACGCACTGTACGAGTACCGCGGCCTGTTCTGGCGTCGTCCGTACCTGACTGCGGTGATGACCGTGATGATGCTGTCGCTGGCGGGCATCCCGCTGACGGCCGGCTTTATCGGCAAGTTCTACATCATCGCCACGGGCGTTGAAGCTCACCAATGGTGGCTGGTGGGCTCCCTGATCCTGGGTAGCGCCATTGGCGTGTTCTACTACCTGCGTGTGATGGTGACCCTGTACCTGGTCGAGCCGAAGCTGCATCGCCACGATGCGCCGCTGAACTGGGAACAGAAAGCGGGTGGCGTGATGCTGCTGGCGGTCTCGGTACTGGTGTTCTTCCTGGGTGTATACCCGCAGCCGATGCTGCAACTGGTGCAACAGGCAACGCTGGGGCTGATTGGCTAA
- the nuoI gene encoding NADH-quinone oxidoreductase subunit NuoI: MFKYLFDIVHGTYTQLRSLVMVFGHAFRKRDTLQYPEEPVYLPPRYRGRIVLTRDPDGEERCVACNLCAVACPVGCISLQKAETEDGRWYPEFFRINFSRCIFCGLCEEACPTTAIQLTPDFEMAEFKRQDLVYEKEDLLISGPGKNPDYNFYRVAGMAVEGKPKGAAQNEAEPINVKSLLP; this comes from the coding sequence ATGTTCAAGTATCTGTTTGACATCGTGCATGGCACCTACACCCAGCTTCGCAGCTTGGTGATGGTGTTTGGCCATGCCTTCCGCAAGCGTGACACGCTGCAGTACCCGGAAGAACCGGTGTACCTGCCGCCGCGCTACCGTGGCCGGATTGTCCTGACCCGTGACCCGGACGGCGAAGAGCGTTGTGTAGCCTGTAACCTGTGCGCCGTGGCGTGCCCGGTAGGCTGCATCTCGCTGCAAAAAGCCGAAACCGAAGATGGCCGTTGGTACCCGGAGTTCTTCCGCATCAACTTCTCACGCTGCATTTTTTGCGGCCTGTGTGAGGAAGCCTGCCCGACCACCGCGATCCAGCTGACACCGGATTTCGAGATGGCCGAGTTCAAACGTCAGGATCTGGTGTACGAGAAAGAAGATCTGCTGATCTCCGGTCCCGGTAAGAACCCTGATTACAACTTCTATCGTGTTGCGGGTATGGCCGTTGAAGGCAAGCCGAAAGGTGCTGCCCAGAACGAAGCCGAGCCGATCAACGTGAAGAGCTTGCTGCCTTAA
- the nuoK gene encoding NADH-quinone oxidoreductase subunit NuoK gives MPGIPLEHGLAVAGILFCLGLVGLMVRRNILFVLMSLEIMMNAAALAFIVAGARWAQPDGQVMFILVITLAAAEASIGLAILLQLYRRFHTLDIDAASEMRG, from the coding sequence ATGCCAGGAATACCTCTCGAACATGGTTTGGCCGTTGCCGGCATCCTGTTCTGCCTCGGTCTGGTTGGCCTGATGGTACGTCGCAACATTCTCTTCGTATTGATGAGTCTGGAAATCATGATGAACGCCGCGGCACTGGCTTTCATCGTTGCCGGTGCACGCTGGGCGCAGCCGGATGGACAAGTGATGTTCATCCTGGTGATCACCCTGGCAGCCGCCGAGGCCAGTATTGGCCTGGCGATCCTGCTGCAGCTGTATCGCCGCTTCCATACGCTTGATATCGATGCTGCCAGTGAGATGCGCGGATGA
- the nuoJ gene encoding NADH-quinone oxidoreductase subunit J, with product MEFAFYFASGVAVVSTLRVITNTNPVHALLYLIISLIAVAMTFFSLGAPFAGVLEVIAYAGAIMVLFVFVVMMLNQGPASVTQERHWLKPGIWIGPSILSAILLAELLYVLFAHPSGAPIGQTTIDAKAVGISLFGPYLLVVELASMLLLAAAVTAFHLGRTEAKEQ from the coding sequence ATGGAATTCGCTTTCTATTTCGCATCGGGTGTCGCTGTCGTGTCCACGCTACGCGTGATCACCAACACCAACCCTGTGCACGCCCTGCTCTACCTGATTATTTCGCTGATTGCCGTGGCGATGACGTTCTTTAGCCTGGGCGCACCCTTTGCCGGTGTGCTCGAAGTGATCGCCTACGCCGGTGCCATCATGGTGCTGTTTGTGTTCGTGGTGATGATGCTCAACCAGGGGCCCGCCTCGGTGACGCAAGAACGCCACTGGCTCAAGCCGGGCATCTGGATCGGGCCGAGCATTCTGTCCGCCATCCTGTTGGCCGAACTGTTGTACGTGCTGTTCGCTCACCCGAGCGGTGCGCCAATCGGTCAAACCACCATCGATGCAAAAGCCGTGGGCATCAGCCTGTTCGGCCCGTATCTGCTGGTGGTCGAACTCGCCTCGATGCTGCTGCTTGCTGCAGCTGTGACGGCGTTCCACTTGGGCCGTACTGAGGCGAAGGAGCAATAA